The Ancylothrix sp. D3o genome has a window encoding:
- a CDS encoding DUF3326 domain-containing protein has translation MKRFFTVVLIVPTGIGAAVGGYAGDAISVARAFAAGCDRLITHPNVLNGAQLYWPAENMLYVEGFALDKFAAGCWGLRAVHQNRIGLILDQGMEEELRHRHLQAADAARATLGLSLTDYVLTDAPLNVELRTSPAGASWGTIGNPDSLLRAAEVLIKKAGAQAIAVVARFPDDSGSEALQSYRYGEGVDPLAGAEAVISHLIVRQFAVPCAHAPALSPLPLDPGISPRSAAEELGYTFLPCVLVGLSRAPQFITTKADICQGLNAKDVDAVVVPASACGGAALLSLSGRGVPVIAVEENTTRMRVPAEALGIKALRVSSYWEALGVVVAQRAGVNPGALRPVISRLNCLK, from the coding sequence ATGAAGCGTTTTTTTACTGTTGTTTTGATTGTTCCCACCGGCATTGGTGCTGCTGTTGGCGGTTATGCTGGCGATGCAATATCGGTGGCGCGGGCTTTTGCGGCTGGCTGCGACCGGCTGATTACTCACCCAAACGTCCTCAACGGCGCTCAACTTTATTGGCCGGCTGAGAATATGCTTTATGTTGAGGGTTTTGCTCTTGACAAATTTGCCGCTGGGTGCTGGGGGTTGAGAGCGGTGCATCAAAATCGCATTGGTTTAATTCTCGACCAGGGGATGGAGGAGGAGTTACGTCACCGGCACCTGCAAGCGGCGGATGCAGCGCGGGCAACGCTGGGGTTGAGTTTGACGGATTATGTTTTGACCGATGCGCCTTTGAATGTCGAGTTGCGGACGTCGCCGGCGGGGGCTTCTTGGGGGACGATTGGCAATCCAGATAGTTTGCTGCGGGCAGCCGAGGTGTTGATTAAAAAGGCGGGGGCACAGGCGATTGCTGTGGTGGCTCGGTTTCCTGATGATTCGGGCAGTGAGGCGCTGCAAAGTTATCGCTATGGGGAGGGGGTTGATCCGCTGGCGGGGGCTGAGGCGGTGATTAGTCATTTGATTGTGCGGCAGTTTGCGGTGCCTTGTGCTCATGCACCGGCCCTTTCCCCGTTACCGCTTGATCCTGGCATTTCGCCTCGCTCGGCTGCTGAGGAGTTGGGTTATACGTTTTTGCCTTGTGTGTTGGTGGGGTTGAGTCGCGCTCCCCAGTTTATTACCACAAAAGCTGATATTTGTCAAGGGTTGAATGCAAAAGATGTGGATGCGGTGGTGGTGCCGGCCAGTGCTTGTGGAGGGGCTGCGTTGTTGAGTTTGAGCGGTCGAGGTGTGCCGGTGATTGCAGTCGAGGAAAATACAACGCGAATGCGTGTACCAGCGGAGGCGTTGGGGATCAAGGCGTTGCGGGTGAGTTCGTATTGGGAGGCGCTGGGGGTGGTGGTGGCGCAACGTGCGGGGGTTAATCCGGGTGCGTTGAGGCCGGTGATTTCGCGGCTGAATTGCTTAAAATAG
- a CDS encoding 2Fe-2S iron-sulfur cluster-binding protein, which translates to MSKTYKVEIVHQGKSQTIEVAENQIILKAAMAAGLDVPSSCNAGVCTTCAAKIIGQGKVDQTEGMGVSPELQAEGYVLLCVAYPRSDMKLETEKEDEVYERQFGQPA; encoded by the coding sequence ATGTCGAAGACTTACAAGGTTGAAATTGTCCATCAAGGTAAAAGCCAAACGATTGAAGTAGCCGAAAATCAAATTATTCTTAAGGCTGCTATGGCGGCGGGTTTAGATGTGCCGAGTTCTTGTAATGCAGGGGTTTGTACGACTTGTGCTGCTAAGATTATTGGCCAAGGAAAGGTAGATCAGACGGAGGGTATGGGTGTAAGTCCTGAACTTCAAGCAGAAGGATATGTTTTGTTGTGTGTGGCTTATCCGCGTTCGGATATGAAACTTGAAACTGAAAAAGAAGATGAAGTGTACGAACGGCAATTTGGTCAGCCGGCTTAA
- a CDS encoding YdiU family protein — protein MTQTPTAHNTDYPNPFLNLNYEPAIETLGGDYFDIVTAAEFPQHLLRFRNDEILPILGLDPQEVTDEHFIQAFGQFWGVRPFLALRYHGYQFGEYNPNLGDGRGFLYGQVRGTDGELYDFGTKGSGRTPYSRTADGRLTLKGGVREVLAAEMLHRMKVKTSRCLSLVETGEQLWRGDEPSPTRSSVMIRFSRSHIRFGTFERLQFFKRKDLIQKLLDHVIESYYPNLKDSPDKYAEFYAELVQRVAELTAQWMAAGFCHAVLNTDNMSITGESFDYGPYAFIPTYDPNFTAAYFDYYGRYSYGNQPGICRLNLEMLQRPLSGVIEQKDLDSGLAKFEEYYHQTYRQRMLNKLGFEEISGEWGDDLLKATIQLLAETQISYPDFFAELSRQFSPEWREDMNAIFTEAEPANLIQPWREIYYHSLQQLSRDELNQIKETLSRYNPTTVIIRPEIEAIWKPITEDDNWQPFYDLLKRIKD, from the coding sequence ATGACTCAAACTCCAACTGCACACAATACAGATTATCCGAATCCGTTCTTAAACCTCAACTACGAGCCGGCAATCGAAACTTTAGGCGGCGACTATTTCGATATAGTCACAGCCGCAGAATTTCCCCAGCATCTTTTGCGCTTTCGCAACGACGAAATTTTACCCATTTTAGGACTTGACCCCCAAGAAGTCACCGACGAGCATTTTATTCAAGCCTTCGGGCAATTTTGGGGTGTACGACCGTTTTTAGCACTACGCTATCATGGCTATCAATTTGGCGAATATAACCCGAATTTAGGCGACGGACGCGGCTTTCTTTACGGCCAAGTGCGCGGGACAGATGGCGAACTTTATGATTTTGGCACAAAAGGCAGTGGTCGCACACCCTATTCTCGTACTGCTGATGGCCGGCTAACTTTAAAAGGTGGAGTCCGAGAAGTGCTCGCAGCGGAAATGTTACATCGAATGAAAGTTAAAACTTCGCGGTGTTTAAGTTTAGTAGAAACCGGCGAGCAATTATGGCGCGGTGATGAACCTTCCCCGACTCGTTCATCTGTAATGATTCGGTTTAGCCGGTCTCATATTCGGTTTGGAACCTTTGAACGCTTACAATTTTTTAAGCGCAAAGACTTAATTCAAAAACTGCTCGATCACGTCATAGAATCTTACTATCCCAACCTTAAAGACTCGCCCGATAAATATGCTGAGTTTTATGCAGAATTAGTGCAGCGAGTAGCGGAACTAACGGCGCAATGGATGGCAGCCGGCTTTTGCCATGCTGTATTGAACACAGATAATATGTCCATAACCGGCGAGAGTTTTGACTATGGCCCCTATGCCTTTATCCCCACTTATGACCCTAATTTCACTGCCGCCTACTTTGATTATTATGGCCGGTATAGCTATGGAAATCAACCAGGAATTTGCCGGCTGAATTTAGAAATGTTGCAACGTCCGCTTTCTGGAGTAATTGAGCAAAAAGATTTGGATAGCGGTTTAGCAAAATTTGAGGAATATTATCACCAAACTTATCGGCAACGAATGCTAAATAAGCTTGGTTTTGAAGAAATTTCTGGGGAATGGGGCGATGATTTGCTAAAGGCAACGATTCAGCTTTTAGCCGAAACGCAAATTAGTTATCCCGATTTTTTTGCGGAGTTAAGCCGGCAGTTTTCCCCTGAGTGGCGAGAGGATATGAATGCCATTTTTACCGAAGCTGAACCGGCAAACTTAATTCAACCTTGGCGAGAAATTTACTACCACAGTTTGCAGCAATTGTCAAGAGATGAACTAAATCAAATTAAGGAGACATTGAGCCGGTATAACCCAACAACAGTAATAATTCGCCCGGAAATTGAAGCAATTTGGAAACCGATTACCGAGGATGATAATTGGCAGCCTTTTTATGATTTGTTGAAGCGAATAAAAGACTAG
- a CDS encoding tetratricopeptide repeat protein, whose amino-acid sequence MLQTVLEQPESYEKVLDVYERAINLNPNHAKAWNNRGFLLMQLGRYDEAVAAYHRSLAINPKYAKAWNNLGYIYRKLGNYQKSLAAYDRCLAIDSNYDKAWNNRGFVLMQLGKYAEAMTSYDRALMINPNYTAAKHNLDTLLQEVGL is encoded by the coding sequence ATGTTGCAAACTGTGTTGGAACAGCCCGAAAGTTACGAAAAAGTTCTTGATGTCTATGAGCGTGCGATCAACCTCAACCCTAACCACGCCAAAGCTTGGAATAACAGAGGGTTTCTCCTGATGCAGCTTGGACGCTATGACGAAGCCGTTGCAGCCTATCACCGATCTTTAGCAATTAATCCCAAATATGCAAAAGCTTGGAATAATTTAGGGTATATTTATCGCAAATTGGGAAATTATCAAAAATCTCTAGCAGCTTATGACCGCTGCCTTGCCATAGATTCAAACTATGATAAAGCCTGGAATAATCGCGGTTTTGTGCTGATGCAGCTTGGTAAATATGCAGAAGCAATGACATCTTATGACCGGGCTTTGATGATTAATCCCAATTACACCGCAGCCAAACATAATTTGGATACTTTATTGCAGGAAGTTGGCTTATAA
- a CDS encoding tetratricopeptide repeat protein, protein MIGKILDRRYQILEFLGEGSFAKTYLAIDTRRPGNPQCVIKHLRPTRNSAKSLQAARRRFQREVQILEKLGRKHDQIPTLLAYFEAKQDFFIVEDFIPGPCLVRELVAGKPWAEKATLNLLRELLEILVFVHSHGVIHRDVTPKNIIRRLPDRKLVLIDFGAVKEIAKDGLEMQIPRTIATGTPAYMPLEQFQGNPQLNSDVYAVGMIGIQSLTGVTAKELPKLKNPSEKNPELSLWQEQVKISHQFAIFLQKMVDDDCYLRYHSAAEALTDLYKMCDDAEGFQLPTTIIDMPQTPPQPIQFSATREWFSFGPVDTLLRWVCLGGIGAIILGGLGLLFHNQTQMKAEEYYRRGIERAKRGEVEKAQEDYSRAISLEPDDAGAYNSRGAVRFQLGDYQGAAEDYSQVIRLNSDDAEAYNNRCLAQLHLSKLEDALSDCSRAISLLPTHANAYKNRCLVYLHLGAYQRGIEDCTRAISLNPKDAESHNNRGLVRSAMGENKTAIEDFTQALQLGLKEETSPASVLSLNNAVTHTNRCIAYLNLGNFTAAIDECSQAITINQNHGPAYQQRCLAEYQKAAYQKALNDCNRAISLNKNDSIAYINRGLVRTATGDKRGAITDFTRAINLNRNDADAWTNRARIYVELSDYQKAIADYSQALQLMPTAGDLYYERGRVFALINEHTSAIEDLQKAAKSCIDKGNTQCYNKSLNLIKKLQI, encoded by the coding sequence GTGATTGGAAAAATTTTAGACCGGCGCTATCAAATTCTCGAATTTTTGGGGGAAGGATCGTTTGCAAAAACTTATTTAGCAATCGATACACGGCGCCCAGGAAATCCTCAATGTGTGATTAAGCATTTGCGTCCAACTCGTAATAGTGCCAAGTCTTTACAAGCTGCGCGCCGTCGGTTCCAGAGAGAGGTACAAATTTTAGAAAAGTTGGGACGAAAACATGACCAAATCCCGACTCTTTTGGCGTATTTTGAAGCGAAACAAGATTTTTTTATTGTTGAAGATTTTATTCCGGGCCCCTGTTTGGTGAGGGAATTGGTAGCGGGGAAACCTTGGGCTGAAAAAGCCACGCTTAATTTATTGCGAGAATTGTTAGAAATTTTGGTTTTTGTTCACAGTCACGGTGTGATTCATCGGGATGTTACGCCTAAAAATATTATCCGCCGATTGCCAGATCGCAAGTTAGTTTTAATTGATTTTGGGGCGGTGAAAGAAATTGCTAAGGATGGCTTAGAAATGCAAATTCCCCGCACAATTGCCACCGGCACTCCTGCGTATATGCCTCTGGAACAATTTCAAGGTAATCCACAATTAAATAGCGATGTTTATGCAGTGGGGATGATCGGGATTCAATCCCTCACTGGTGTTACCGCAAAAGAGTTGCCAAAACTTAAAAATCCTTCCGAAAAAAACCCGGAATTATCTCTGTGGCAAGAACAAGTAAAAATTAGCCACCAATTTGCAATATTTTTGCAAAAAATGGTTGACGATGACTGTTATCTTCGCTACCATTCGGCGGCGGAAGCCCTGACAGATTTATACAAAATGTGTGATGATGCTGAGGGTTTTCAACTACCGACAACGATTATAGATATGCCCCAAACGCCACCGCAACCAATACAGTTTTCGGCGACGCGAGAATGGTTTTCTTTTGGGCCGGTGGATACTCTTTTACGTTGGGTTTGTTTAGGCGGAATTGGGGCGATAATTTTAGGAGGATTGGGCTTACTTTTTCACAATCAAACTCAAATGAAAGCCGAAGAATATTATCGGCGCGGGATAGAAAGGGCTAAACGAGGCGAAGTAGAAAAAGCCCAGGAAGATTACAGCCGAGCCATAAGTTTAGAACCCGATGATGCCGGGGCTTATAATAGTCGTGGGGCTGTGCGTTTCCAACTTGGAGATTATCAGGGTGCGGCGGAAGACTACTCTCAAGTGATTCGCCTGAATAGTGATGATGCTGAGGCTTATAATAACCGCTGTTTAGCCCAATTACATTTATCAAAATTAGAAGATGCTTTGTCTGATTGCAGTCGGGCAATTTCACTTCTACCCACCCATGCAAATGCTTATAAAAATCGCTGTTTAGTTTATTTACATTTGGGGGCATACCAGCGGGGAATTGAAGATTGCACCCGTGCTATATCTCTTAACCCCAAGGATGCTGAATCTCATAATAATCGGGGCTTAGTACGGTCGGCAATGGGCGAAAATAAGACGGCGATTGAAGACTTTACTCAAGCTTTGCAATTGGGTTTAAAGGAGGAAACATCCCCCGCATCTGTTTTGAGTTTAAACAATGCTGTTACTCATACAAATCGCTGTATTGCTTATTTGAATTTAGGTAATTTTACGGCTGCTATTGATGAGTGTAGCCAAGCTATTACCATTAATCAAAATCACGGGCCGGCCTATCAACAACGCTGTTTAGCTGAGTATCAAAAAGCTGCCTATCAAAAAGCTTTGAACGATTGTAACCGCGCTATTAGTCTTAATAAAAATGACAGCATTGCCTACATTAATCGCGGTTTAGTGCGAACAGCAACCGGCGATAAACGGGGGGCAATTACTGATTTTACGAGAGCAATTAACCTCAATCGAAACGATGCTGACGCTTGGACAAACCGCGCCAGAATTTATGTCGAACTCAGCGACTACCAAAAAGCCATCGCTGACTATTCCCAAGCCCTTCAGTTAATGCCTACAGCGGGCGATCTTTATTACGAACGAGGCCGAGTTTTTGCCCTCATCAATGAACATACTTCAGCTATTGAAGACTTACAAAAAGCTGCCAAAAGTTGTATCGATAAAGGCAATACACAATGCTATAACAAGAGCTTAAATTTAATTAAAAAATTGCAAATTTAA
- a CDS encoding serine/threonine-protein kinase encodes MIGQLLDRRYRVIKVLGSSAFGQTYLAADTHRPGYPECVAKQLRPPSNTPRTYQIIQLLFKKKAETLEKLGRHDRIPQLLAFFEENREFYLVEEFINGQALSGELEAGVPLTEEKVVGAVREVLEILEFVHSSGTIHGNIQPNNIIRRASDKKLVLINFGSIKEITSQLPSSKQKRMSYSDVISQPYKPLEQLQNNLVSNSDIYALGMIAVQGLTGLSTEDLAKLQESANNGGEFLWRHRAQVSEQLADIVDKMIFYDCEERYQTADEVLAALNVIYNQPNTTSLFNYGNYTQFTYSGFGGEQTTLKSPDKVKKSFAKKPVIFGLAALLVGAVIWALLGGDAQKATVLKTQGSEKQIRGDHQGAVEDLSRALQLNPNDAEAYYKRGNVNYDQGNFEAAIEDYTKAVRLDRNLNDVYYNRGLAYFELKDYPAAIEDYNQIIRLNSNDGDAYYKRGRAYFELKDYRKAIEDYTEAIRRNSNNEISYINRGLAYSAAGDKQGAIADYTQAIRLNPQSADAYYSRGRARFFLADYQGAMSDYSEAIKIKPDYGEAYSNRCGAYVNLSEYQKATEDCTKALELNQKDMVAYENRCIAYYNLQQYQKAIEDCTQSISLNPNNSKVYSNRGLAKAAGGDKAGAIDDFSQAIRVNPSDAIAYSNRAGVYAGLDNFRNAIEDYTQAIRLKPDYNTAYYARGLLRAGMGDKQGAKDDFQKASKLCLDQGNTGCYNDAQYQIKTLP; translated from the coding sequence ATGATTGGTCAACTGTTAGATCGGCGTTACCGTGTTATTAAGGTTCTCGGATCTAGTGCATTTGGACAGACTTATCTGGCCGCAGACACACACCGGCCCGGTTATCCTGAGTGTGTGGCTAAACAACTGCGACCCCCCAGCAATACGCCGCGCACCTACCAAATCATTCAATTATTATTTAAAAAAAAGGCAGAGACTTTAGAAAAATTGGGCCGGCATGACCGCATCCCTCAACTGCTGGCTTTTTTTGAAGAAAACCGCGAATTTTATTTAGTTGAGGAATTTATTAATGGTCAGGCTTTGAGCGGTGAATTAGAGGCCGGTGTACCTTTAACAGAAGAAAAAGTGGTGGGTGCAGTGCGAGAAGTTTTAGAAATTCTCGAATTTGTTCACTCTTCTGGAACTATTCACGGCAATATTCAGCCCAATAATATTATTCGCCGCGCTTCTGATAAAAAATTAGTTTTAATTAATTTCGGTTCAATTAAAGAAATTACGTCTCAACTTCCCTCCAGTAAACAAAAACGGATGTCTTATTCTGATGTAATTAGTCAGCCTTATAAACCCTTGGAACAATTGCAAAATAATTTGGTTTCTAACAGTGATATTTATGCTTTGGGGATGATTGCTGTCCAAGGGCTGACCGGCCTATCAACAGAAGATTTAGCGAAACTGCAAGAATCAGCCAATAATGGCGGTGAATTCCTCTGGCGGCATCGCGCTCAAGTGAGTGAACAATTGGCCGATATTGTTGACAAAATGATCTTTTATGATTGCGAAGAACGTTATCAAACGGCGGATGAAGTGTTAGCGGCTCTCAATGTTATTTACAATCAACCTAACACTACTAGCCTGTTTAATTATGGCAATTACACCCAATTTACTTACAGCGGATTTGGAGGAGAACAAACAACTTTAAAAAGTCCTGATAAGGTTAAAAAATCCTTTGCCAAAAAACCGGTTATTTTTGGTTTAGCTGCCTTGTTGGTAGGAGCAGTAATTTGGGCTTTGCTGGGCGGCGACGCGCAAAAAGCCACAGTTTTAAAAACTCAAGGCAGTGAAAAACAAATCCGGGGAGATCATCAAGGGGCAGTGGAAGATTTAAGCCGTGCCCTTCAGCTAAATCCTAACGATGCTGAAGCATATTATAAACGGGGTAATGTTAATTATGATCAGGGAAATTTTGAGGCGGCTATTGAAGACTATACAAAGGCGGTTCGCCTGGATAGAAATCTGAATGATGTTTATTATAACAGAGGTTTAGCTTATTTTGAACTCAAAGATTACCCAGCCGCTATTGAAGATTATAATCAAATAATTCGGCTTAATTCTAATGATGGGGATGCTTATTATAAGCGGGGGAGAGCTTATTTTGAGCTTAAAGATTATCGCAAGGCTATCGAAGATTATACCGAAGCAATCCGCAGGAATTCAAACAATGAAATTTCCTATATTAACCGGGGTTTAGCATATTCGGCGGCGGGAGATAAACAAGGAGCTATTGCAGATTATACGCAGGCAATACGGCTGAATCCCCAGAGTGCGGATGCTTATTATAGCCGGGGGAGAGCGAGGTTTTTTTTGGCAGATTATCAAGGGGCAATGTCCGATTATAGCGAGGCGATTAAAATTAAGCCTGACTACGGAGAAGCTTATAGTAATCGTTGCGGCGCTTATGTGAATTTAAGTGAATATCAAAAAGCGACAGAGGATTGCACGAAAGCTTTAGAACTAAATCAAAAGGATATGGTGGCTTATGAAAATCGCTGTATTGCTTATTACAATTTACAGCAATATCAAAAAGCCATAGAAGATTGCACGCAGTCAATTTCTCTTAATCCGAATAATTCTAAAGTTTATAGTAACAGGGGGTTAGCAAAGGCGGCGGGGGGAGATAAAGCCGGTGCGATTGATGATTTTTCGCAGGCAATTCGGGTGAATCCTAGTGATGCGATTGCTTATAGTAACCGAGCAGGCGTTTATGCCGGTTTGGATAATTTTCGTAATGCAATTGAGGATTATACCCAGGCAATTCGGCTCAAGCCCGATTATAATACTGCCTATTATGCTAGAGGTTTGCTTCGCGCAGGGATGGGCGACAAACAGGGTGCAAAAGACGATTTTCAAAAAGCCTCGAAGTTATGTTTAGATCAGGGAAACACAGGGTGCTATAACGATGCTCAATACCAAATTAAAACGCTGCCGTAG
- a CDS encoding tetratricopeptide repeat protein — translation MIGKVLDGRYRIVEILGSGAFGQTYLAEDLRRPGEPHCVVKQLCPTNNASVSLEAASRLFKREAETLEKLGRHDKIPQLLAFFAENNKFYLVKEYTAGHPLTQEIIPGQPLPESEVVKLLTEVLDILVFVHANRVIHRDIKPANLIRRASDNKLVLIDFGSVKEITSQISNSAAPWTIAAGTPAYMPVEQFQGNPQYSSDLYSLGMVAIQALTGLPAGELPKLQDPHNGKILWRQRTVVSTQLADILDKMIHHNYGGRYQSAARVLAELSQLPHAKPQGEAYSMRTQYELPSLLKQRRPYILAGLAAVLVGVGLVWLWVKPDLSKSQDFYKRGADRSQEGDYRGAIADYTQALRFNSKDAELYYKRANAHYDLGELEQAIADYTQAIKQNPNYADAYYNRAEAKSQQSDWRGVIEDLDQVIKLTPNDPQAHYKRATAYSQLQDYPTAIRDYTEAIRLAPNDGKAYLGRGLARSAAGDKQGAIADYTQSIQRQPEDADAYYSRGRARYFLADYQGASSDYSKAIELNPKHYQAYSSRCGAYLNLADRRRAVADCTRAIELNRDDAVGYENRCVAYLNLGEHRKAIEDCTQAIRLNANNAKAFSNRGLARSLFRDRLGAIEDYTQAIRINPSDAVAYGNRAAVHYNGQDYTSAIADYSQGIRLNPEFAVAYAERGMARAKLGDKAGALEDLQKAASLYLEQGRPDAYRDVQQQISKLKSS, via the coding sequence GTGATAGGTAAAGTGCTGGATGGGCGTTACCGGATAGTTGAAATCTTAGGCTCTGGGGCGTTTGGGCAAACGTATTTAGCTGAAGACCTACGCCGTCCGGGCGAGCCTCATTGTGTGGTCAAGCAACTTTGCCCCACAAATAACGCCTCTGTTTCTTTGGAAGCAGCCAGCCGGCTGTTTAAACGCGAAGCCGAAACTCTCGAAAAATTAGGCCGCCATGACAAAATTCCCCAACTTTTGGCATTTTTTGCCGAAAATAACAAATTTTATTTGGTCAAAGAATATACTGCCGGCCATCCTTTAACCCAAGAAATTATTCCGGGTCAACCGTTGCCAGAATCAGAGGTTGTCAAGTTATTAACCGAGGTTCTGGATATTTTGGTGTTTGTCCACGCCAACCGTGTCATCCACCGGGATATCAAACCGGCAAATTTAATTCGTCGGGCTTCGGATAATAAATTAGTTTTAATTGATTTTGGCTCAGTTAAAGAAATTACTTCGCAAATCAGCAACAGCGCTGCACCTTGGACCATAGCCGCCGGCACCCCTGCCTATATGCCGGTGGAGCAATTTCAAGGAAACCCACAGTATAGCAGCGATTTATATTCTCTGGGGATGGTGGCAATACAAGCACTCACCGGCCTGCCAGCCGGAGAATTACCCAAACTGCAAGATCCCCACAACGGTAAAATCCTCTGGAGACAGCGAACCGTAGTCAGCACCCAACTGGCAGACATCCTCGACAAAATGATTCATCACAACTATGGGGGACGCTATCAATCGGCGGCGCGAGTTTTGGCAGAATTAAGCCAACTACCTCATGCTAAACCCCAGGGCGAGGCGTACTCGATGCGGACTCAATACGAACTCCCCAGCCTCTTGAAACAGCGCCGGCCTTATATTTTGGCTGGTTTGGCGGCGGTTTTAGTGGGGGTAGGGCTTGTGTGGTTGTGGGTTAAGCCGGATCTAAGCAAATCACAAGACTTTTATAAACGCGGTGCAGATCGGTCTCAAGAGGGCGATTATCGAGGCGCTATTGCAGATTATACGCAAGCTCTACGTTTTAATTCTAAGGATGCAGAACTATATTACAAACGTGCCAATGCTCACTATGATTTGGGAGAACTTGAACAAGCCATTGCAGATTACACGCAAGCAATCAAGCAAAACCCAAATTATGCAGATGCGTACTATAACCGCGCCGAAGCAAAATCGCAGCAAAGCGACTGGCGGGGTGTGATTGAGGATCTCGATCAAGTTATTAAGCTGACTCCCAATGATCCGCAGGCCCACTATAAGCGAGCAACGGCTTATTCTCAACTGCAAGATTATCCAACTGCGATCCGAGATTACACTGAGGCGATCCGATTGGCTCCCAATGATGGTAAAGCTTATTTGGGAAGGGGTTTAGCTCGTTCCGCAGCCGGGGATAAACAGGGAGCCATTGCCGATTATACGCAAAGCATTCAGCGACAGCCAGAGGATGCAGATGCTTATTATAGTCGGGGTAGGGCGCGTTATTTTTTGGCAGATTATCAGGGGGCAAGCTCAGATTATAGTAAGGCGATTGAGTTAAATCCCAAGCATTATCAAGCTTATAGTAGCCGGTGTGGGGCTTATTTGAATTTGGCAGACCGGCGAAGAGCGGTAGCAGATTGTACGCGGGCTATCGAGTTAAATAGAGATGATGCGGTAGGCTATGAAAATCGCTGTGTGGCTTATTTGAATTTGGGGGAGCATCGCAAAGCGATTGAGGATTGCACACAGGCGATCCGGTTAAATGCTAATAATGCTAAAGCTTTTAGCAATCGCGGTTTAGCTCGGTCGCTTTTTAGAGACCGTCTTGGGGCAATTGAAGATTATACGCAGGCAATTCGCATTAATCCCAGTGATGCGGTGGCTTACGGAAATCGAGCGGCTGTGCATTATAACGGCCAAGATTATACGAGTGCTATTGCAGATTATTCGCAAGGAATTCGCCTGAATCCTGAGTTTGCGGTGGCTTATGCTGAGCGGGGGATGGCCCGTGCCAAATTGGGTGATAAGGCCGGTGCGCTGGAAGATTTGCAAAAGGCGGCTAGTTTGTATCTTGAACAAGGCCGGCCTGATGCTTACAGAGATGTGCAACAGCAAATCAGTAAACTTAAATCATCCTGA